AATGTTGCTTATGATGCCATAGTGAAGCAGAATGAGAATGCTAAGAAAATTGTGTACACGCAGCAGAAGGATTTGATACCGAAGATTttgaagaatgaagaagatgatgggatggatgaggatgaggatgtgCAGAAAGAGATTGAGGAAACCATGCAGGAAACTAAAGCTGCTCTTGAGAAGATAGTTAATGTCAGACTCAGTGCGGCGCAGCCGAAGAATGTTGCCAAGCAATCATCGGATTCGAAGTATATTAAGTACAAGCCTTCGCAGCAGAGTGCGGCATTCAATTCCGGGGCGAAGGAGAGGGTGATTAGGATGGTTGAGATGCCGGTGGATCCACTTGAGCCTCCGAAGTTCAAGCATAAGCGTGTTCCTAAGGCTTCTGGTTCGCCTCCGGTGCCGGTTATGCATTCGCCGCCTAGGCCTGTTACTGTGAAGGATCAACAAGATTGGAAGATACCTCCTTGTATTTCGAATTGGAAGAATCCAAAGGGTTACACGATCCCGCTTGACAAGCGTCTTGCAGCGGATGGGAGAGGCCTTCAGGAGGTTCAGATCAATGATAATTTTGCTAAGCTTTCGGAGTCGTTGTATGTTGCGGAGCAGAAGGCTAGAGAAGCTGTTGCTATGAGGTCTAAGGTTCAGAAGGAGATGCTTttgaaggagaaggaaaggAAGGAGCAGGAGCTGAGGGCTTTGGCGCAGAAAGCTCGTTCTGAGAGAACTGGCGTGGCCCCTCCAGCTGCTGTTTCTGCTGTTTCTATGAGTATGGAGAAGAGCAGTGTGGAAGATGCTGATATGAGAGGTGATTATGAGCATCCAAGGGAAAGGGAGAAGAATTTTCCAAAGGAGTCGAGGGAAGAGAGGGAGGATCGGCTGCAGCGTGAAAAGATTCGTGAGGAGCGGCGcaaggagagggagagggagagaagaTTGGAGGCTAAGGATGCTGCAATGGGAAAGAAGAGTAAGATCACAAGAGATAGGGATCGTGATATAAGTGAGAAAGTTGCTCTTGGTATGGCTACTGCTAAGACAGGGACAGAGGTCATGTATGATGAGAGGCTATTCAACCAGGATCAAGGGATGTCATCTGGGTTTGCCACTGATGATCAATATAATGTGTACGATAAAGGCTTGTTTACTGCACAGCCAACGCTTTCAACCCTGTATAGGCCAAAGAAGGATGTTGACAATGAGACTTATGGAGGTGCTGATGAGCAACTAGAGAAGATTATGAAGACTGATCGCTTTAAGCCAGACAAAGCATTTTCTGGGGCTTCTGAAAGGGCAGGTCCAAGGGATAGGCCGGTTGAGTTTGAGAATGAAGAAGCTGATCCATTTGGTCTGGATCAGTTCTTGACGGAGGTGAAGAAGGGTAAGAAGGCCATGGAGAAAGTGGGCGGTGGAGGAACTATGAAAGCAAGTGCCGGATCTTCAATGCGGGACGGTTATGAGGGAGGTTCGAGTAGGACTCGCATTGGATTTGAAAGGGGACATTAAGGAGCTCAGGATTAAATTATGCCTATTTCTCATGCTTAGTGTTGAGTATTACTATTCACAGTGGTGGCATAAGTTGGTATGCGCCTTGAAATGAATAGTGGGGATGATCTGGTCGAATTAGCACCCCCACCCTCTGGGTATCATATTTTGGGTGGTGGAATAAGCTGGTTTTGTATTCTGTTGTGTTGATGACAATTTGTCTTTCAGTAAGTTATATTGAATGAATTTTAATGTTTCAAGTAGATATTGTCTATTAGAAAGTAGAAACTCTGGTATAGATGGTTGTTTAGATGTAAGGAACAGCATTGCAGGATACTCTTCATGCTGATATCTAAATCTGTTACTTTAGAATCTCTATGTTGTATTTACACCTCATGTCAATTTTGTGTTTTGTTCTACATTCCTTCTTCTACGCAGCTGAAAATGTCATCCAAAGTATTAATAACTCTGTCCAGGAGAGCTATTTCATGTCAATTATTTGTGAGTTTAAATTGCAGCCCATATATTTTTCTTGTTTCCTCACCATCTGTTACAAATAGTAGAACTTCTGAGACAAGATTTTCTATCCTTTCCTTCCTTTTTTCTTATCCTTTCTATCATTTTAAAGAAGCTTTTTGTATTGTCCAAGATGTCTTGCAGTAAATTTCATCCTCTACCTAATCCGCTAAGCTCAAATTGTATCATAATGTGTTGGGATTGTTTCAATCTTCAACCCAGTGTTTGCATGCAACTAAGTTACTTACCTTTTTCactgaaacaaaaaaataataattcaaagACAAAGAGATGAAGAAGCGAATTACTTGGCAGGGTAAATTGGAAAGTAAGGAAATTTTTACTTGTCTTTTGTTGTGGCTTAATTAGCTCTTCATGCCTTTTCCATTTGTTATTTTTCAAACTGCTTTGGTAGCCAAGGGACTTTTTTCATCTTTTATGAATGGTTTGTTCAATACCCAGATTAGTGTCTTAGGCATCTGTGATTGCACCtgtattgtttttcttttcatccATAATTCCATGCCATGAGATGGAGTATATTTTCTAACATTTACAGCCTTGAAGCATCAGACTTATTTTTTTACCTTTTCCTTCTATCAAGAACTACCATTTTGGAATACTTGGGTTGTGAGGTTTCTATCGTCATAGCTATGAaaagtttaaaaatttaataaacctAAGTTTTTGTGGACTAGAATTTGTACTAGGTTTAATGCAAATGAACTGCTAAAATACCAATGATTATGACACAAGCCTAAAAGAGCTGGAAAGTGAATTTTTTAGATATAAAATATTAGATAGATTGGATTTTGAGCAAAAGCTGGTATGTACCACCTGAAATAAAATGCACATTTCTGGTGCCTCTGGATTTTGAGTCCTGGAGCCTAAATGCTGGTATCAGGAAATTTGGAATGTTGTGTTTGGCTCTGAAATTCTTCTCCTGTTGATACTGATATTCTACTCCTCTTTTGTTTACGCATATTTGATTCATTATATTGAGCTTCAACAGTTTTATAGGTCACTTGATGGAAAACATTGAATAGGAGAATTTGCTGTAGAGAGCTGTCAGTGTATTCCTGTTCAACTCAGTATGAATTGCTTCTTTGGGTAAGTATTCAAATTTggtttgttttatgaaggaatCAGCATGCAGTTGTTTGTGTTCTTAATAATACAAAATATAGCTCCCACTGTAATAGTTGACCATGCATGttgttccgtactagggagatctgacgtcggaaactgacagaaagtaaaccctagcagagtactaaaaatatcacaaaaggaatattctcattaaatgttcgaaaggtgctttttacaaggggttgacctctccttttatagagggaatggtCATAACGTGGACTTtctctgtacttgggcctgacaatcggggcccaagcctctatacatataagacaaaactaaaggaattcttccagctggcgcgtggacccatccaaaagaagggcgggcttcgacgttgttccacaaaccccgccatggctgctttcgttcatctaaatgttcgatttgggcgggaataagggatacttatgtcccgccccgtccacatgcccccaagacatgaggcttaagtaagttgagtcgaaatgtctttatacgTTGCTTCGTCGCCCGCCTTTATCATTTACCTCgttcttctgataattgtgtcgCCGTTCTTTCATTTGTGTATGTGACATGAGACTTAGGTTCCTTGAGCCGAGACGTCTTTACGGTATATCGCCATCCTTTGTAGTTATGGGCCTGTCGTCGCTTTCTCGCCTTTTCATGTTCCTTTATATGTCGccattttttatctttgtcgATACATCGCCGTTATCACACctgtcaatcacgtcttttcaactgacgcacgtatccttcttttccgggattttgttatcatttgccataaatgcagttgtgcgtctcgaggagttatgtcttttcgtttcataccttttcaaatttcaaatcccacgatcccacgatcccaTGACCCTTCGCAGTctttcccactcattctctctcttcctttttcttctataaatacccttttcacctttcacttttcacttttctgaaaacCTTTGCTCTGAAAACTTTTCATCGTAGCTTTCACTCTCTTCTTTGTTCTCCGGTGAACCTTGctcactccggccgtcgtcattgcgcggtgctcccccatcgccgacgttatctttactcaatcctccgcttcttcctccggtgagtccttcccctttctcttttcttgacactgtgtcttcttctttctttgtgtttggacctgttcatcttcttttttatttttatgaaattacccagcatgtcgacacaaaattttagcatttcctccttagagctcacttccccttctacggagggggaagtttctgcccccaccgTTATCGAAATACAATCTTCGCCCTCCAttcacgaggattccggtcccgccggctccgttgattctattctctcctctaatggagatttgtcttcacccgaatggcgttccaacgtgcatttggttgaagataagtgtctttGGCGCTCCATCTGGGGTAGCCTTGGAAGCAtcagttcgcttcgaatatcttctcaagggtttacaaagataaatcccgccacctctaatAACGAAGATCACCTGTTAAATGTTCTTCCCTGTGGCGAGGATGATTGCGTTCTTTTACGCAAGGAACCTactgatgaatcgcccgatttcttttttgtttatggttattttttcttggatttgaatatcaaactccctttctcgccctttatatgtcacgttcttacctttttgaacgtggcgccttgtcaacttcAACCCAACGCCTGAGGCTTTatacgctgctttgaaattctctgtgaacatttgagttgcactcccacctatcccttgtttttcattttctataagacagtcaccacaaaacctacatctgtcaagtgggttcctcttttggctcgcaagaacatgagccgattcaccgcccttaaaagtcattacaaagtgtggcagaaaaaatatttcaaagtcatggagtcgcctgaaatgaataacttgtttcgagattccaataacaaccctctcttccccttttactggacaaaaaaccctcgccgaaaaatatccgtttcatacgacgccttggatgaatccgagcaggccatcgccgattacctccgcacattaccagtaatctctggtcatgacttgattgaagcgtcaaaatccggcactttaaatcaattttttagtaagtttataatttttgcacaacttgtttttctttttgttcatgtacctcgcctaattgatgttttccatgcagccacgatgggaaaaagcaaggttgatgccaaccccatcaagatgaaggaatacctcgcccagtctgctgcggcggcgaagaaaagggccgccgagactgagcaaaagaaaaagaatgaaggtacttcgggctctgataacgtcagggacccaaagcgccaaaaaacttcgagcgctgctggtggtaaacctcttcaccaatcaactcttgattCAAAAGGTCGTCcgactgagaaaaagaaggggcatgacaatgtcccgccaccTCAACCGGATTCAGGCGCactgatcaaccgcccatcaactccattcaaccaagctggccctagctcagctattggtggcgaggctcttCCCCCTTTGCTGAGCCTATCTGATCCTCGCTTCAACGGATTGGATTTTATGAATCGTacctttgacaaccggattcacaaggatgtttccggtcaaggcccccccaacattgcttctgtggcgatccatcatgcgctctctgccgccagtactgtggcgggaatggctcagtgcgtgaaggagttgatagcAACCAAGAACCGTTATGAAAAGAAGGCGGCTGATTATAAGACTGCCTATGAGCGAGCAAAAAccgatgctgagaccgccaacaaaaacctgaaggctgctgaggagaggtgtgctaagttaactgatgacttggcggcttctgacttgcttcttcaaaagaccaaatctctgaaagaaactatcaacgacaaacacactgctgttcaggccaagtgccaaaaactggaaaagaagtacgaacgcctaaatgcttccatcttggggcgtgcttctctccagtttgctcaaggctttctggcggccaaagagcagattagtgtggttgagccgggctttgatctttcccgtattgggtggctgaaggagatcaaggatggtcaagtagttggtgatgatgacattagcctcgacctccttccccaattcgatgatgaaagtgagcctgaagaagatggcgaggatgggaatgagcagcacaagaatgaggatcacgagaaggaagaccctcaagctgggacaagccagggcaacaacgccaacaatgagaacctggcttgaatttcttcttttatttcatgaagttaaaattttgctttgggcattgccctgtcttttatcatcattccaaatcatgtatgggcgtcGCCCCCTTTGCCTTACTTTTAATGGATAtcattttaagttcattcgttgttaccttgagttgttaccaacttttgttgttactttggtttgcataccttagccgatttttcgacgaggcttggtttctagtggccactagaattgccaaggcttttaacatttgatggcgacactttcttattccgaaaggtttactcgcagtATTGCATactttgatacgatttgcattgcatgaactcgtaatataaattatattgaattaaaaaatacaggcgattctgttgaaataaccttttcattaattttctttcacatgagaacaattgtcccattctttttacatgccgcctcattaaaaacctctccacagaaaggaaaaaagagtgcggcttcattcacctttggttgtttctattaactaaaatactgctttagatgagaggcgttccatgttcgtggaaccttttgaccatttagttgttccaacttataagctcctcctccaacatcgcctataatcctgtaaggcccgccccagttgggtgaaagtttgttgtgtttatcgggtattgtattttttcggagcactaagtctcctaccctcatttttcttggcactactttcgttgagaattttcttgcaaccttcacttttcccgcctcattccttatgtgagcctcacgttgttcctcgggcagcatgattagatttgctattaaattttccccgttgtcattctcattaaaccgaaccactcgccaattttggttttcaatttcaactGGGAGCATGAcgtcagtcccataagttaaacgatacggggtttcctttgtgcttgactgttcagtggtgttgtatgcccaaagaacgcctggtagttcatccgcccaaagcccttttgcttcatccaatttcttctttaaacctttcaggataaccttgttagccgattcagcctgcccattggtttgtggatgttctacagaggcaaatcgcatctcgattcccatttctgtacaaaattcccgggtaacattacttgtgaattgtgttccattatccattactaacgccctggggaccccaaatctacaaacaatccttcgccacaagaaactcctgaccttggcggccgtgatagttgccaccgcctcggcttctatccatttagtgaagtaatcaaccgccacgatgatatacttcatttgtgccttcgctactgggaatggtcccaaaatgtcaaccccccacatagcaaatggccaaggcgccatcatggttgttaactcttctggcggagccttgtgcaagtcagagaagacttggcatttttcacatttcttaacatactcaagacagtccttcttcattatcggccaataaaatccagctctcacaattttcaccgccaaggatttcccgcctatatggcttgaacaaacaccttcatggacttccgccattattccatggGCGTTCTTGGTgtcaacacatttgagcataggggacataattccccgccgatacaactcaccatccaccactgtgtaaaaactggcttcccttcgtttcgctcttgtgttcacatcgtcatcctttggagggttttctaggaagatcttgattgactccatccaagaaggctcgccttcaattactgacttgactgctttcaactttatttctaccaaatcaatgcttgggcgaggcagggtttcctgaatgactgtttggtaattgcccaatctccctgtgctcgccaattttgctaacacatctgccctctcattttggcccctcgggacatgttctatcttaatttctttgacctccatcatcaatctgtgtaccacttccaagtatttggaaagttgcggatcctttacttggtactcgcctttcacctgtttaaccactaactgcgaatctcccttgataaataacttttggacccccagctcaatggctagccttaagccggcgatcaaagcctcatactcagattgattgttgctcgccttgaactcgaactttagagactgttcaatgatcattttgtctggactttcaattgttatcccagccccacttccagtcttattagaggatccatccacagataggacccattctcctcgagtcttctcgccttccgtgggtgttaattccgccacgaagtcgatcaaactttgaactgtgacttggccccttggctcatattgtatatcatattctgacaattccactgaccagctaaccaatcgccccgataaatcaggcttctgaagtacttgtcttaaggggacatcagttttaactttgacttggaaactttggaaataaggcctaaggcgcctcgcagttttcaaaatcgccaatgcagccttttcaattttttggtaccgcaactctgccccctgtaaagtatggctcacgaaatatataactttatgcttttttccctcttcctggagcaacactgtactcaccgccttgtcagtaactgctagatagagcactaatggaaagcctggtgttggcttggaaagtactggcaatgtggccaatgattcctttaatttggtaaaagcttgttcgcattcctctgtccactgaaactttgaattcttttttaagcatgtgaagaatggggccgctttgtcacccgccattggcaagaaacgtgacaaggcggtcattcgtcctgtcaaacgctgaacttctttgacacttgttgggcttttcatctcgaagatcgcccttcccttatcaggattcacttctattcctctcgatgtcaacatgaatcccaagaactttcctccctggatcccaaaagaacacttctcaggattcaacttcatttgatatgttcttaattgagtaaacgcttccttaagatcgccgccatgatcactagccctggcggactttacgatcatgtcgtccacatacacctccatattcctgcccacttgttttgaaaagattttatccatgagccgttggtacgtagctcctgcattcttcaatccaaaaggcattgtcttgtaacaataattcgcctgattggtcataaatgctgtactttcttcatccgatggatgcatcatgatttgattgtagcccgagtaagcatccatgagacttaaaagttcattccccgacgctccatccacaagcttatcaacattgggaagtggatatgaatctttaggacacactttgttcaagcttgtgtagtccgtgcacattcgccacttcccattggattttttgaccatcacaacattggcgagccatgtcgggtactgcacctcacggatgaagcgggccttgattagtttctcagtctctaattgtactgccttattcttttcatcactcattctccgccttggctggatgactggggtcgcccctggtcgaatagccaatttgtgagtgatcacattggggtcaatccctggtacatcattgatggtccatgcaaagagatccaaattatcacccagcagcgtgatcaacctttcctcttgttcctttgtcaaactgctgccaatctttaaaattttatccttaatttgcacttgcttggtttcttccagaggttgtgggcggaaatcatcagcatcgtctcttggatccaaactgaATCCCTCTTGCGGAAAGATTTCTgtgattctgtgactttctttggcggccttacgcccataaagcgccacacttctcagataacattctcttgctgcattttggtccacatgtaataccccaacctttccattgcaggctggatatttaacagtcaaatgagcTGTTGAAACGACCgcacatagcttgttgagggtgtctcgtcccaagagtacattgtagttggctctgcacgccaggactaagtacttcacttgaaatttctttacaaactctccttcgccaaaagcagttggtatttccacatatcctcgaacagtgacacggtcccctgtaaaccctaccaaggttcctttatacggcctcaagtctgactcttttagccccaggcgatcaaaggcatctccataaatgatatccgccgaagacccctggtctaaaaatactttcttcgtgacataattgttaaccctgattgttaccacaattggatcgttgtcatggggaatcacgtgcgcaaaatcctgaggggtaaatatgataggggagtgattcacccaacactcgctttcgcttgcctcatgcactgagtgtactgccgccacatagcgttttctagccttacttgaaattgcacccccgccaaatcctcctgcaatagatgaacattccccaacaggatcgcccaactcttccactatctccttgcctttgcctttgtctccttgggtgatcctagcgacttctggcgttgctgtgtctttaacgaagtttgccagatgaccagccttaatcaaacgatcaatttcccgcctcaaattccaacaattatccgtcgtatgccccaacgctttgtggtactcgcaccacctattggtatctACATTAGCTGGCGGTCGCCGCGGTGGTGGCGGGTACTGCACAACATTTGTTTGCCCAACGGCCCTTAAAATGGTGCTTAAGGGCGCATTTAACTTCGTAAGTGGAACTGGAGCTGGCGTAGTaccatgctgaccagttgtggctgcagcgggaccttgagaattgcggtgccatgtattttgaaatcctggtttggagttttgatatggtcccggtcttggtacacggggggtttgtgctaccctggtttccttccccgccttaggTTTATCCTGCGAAACCCCGCCGGAATGGgcttgcttgcgtccttcctctctttcttgttttttctgatcatcctgctcaattaatatgaattcctgaacacgagcACGAAGGTCCATCATGTCTTTTGCTGGTCGCCTCGTCAAGTCCCGATTCAAATCACCCGCCCGaagaccatttttgaaagacgcaaggcaaacatccggattgtcctcctccagttgaaccgccattttactaaatcgcgccatgtagttcttgagcttctcccctggctgttgatgtatgctgataagatcaaacatggttgccttggtagttttattggcggagaattgagttaagaactttgtggacaaatcagtaaaattgtcaatggagaagggcggttgacggatgaaccattgcatcgccatccccttgaatgttgatggtaacaacctacacttcacctcatctgttgctcctccaataaccattttcgtgttaaaataacgcaagtgttccatggggtctgagtcgcctgaaaaggcgtccaacgccatcgtttgcagatgctttggtatgcccacccgtgtgatggcgggaacaaaaggctggaattcaacaacgtcttcggcctcgagccgttgttcttgcttatagtcttgtcgATGAGTTAAGTACTgcacctgggcttgcaactgctcgttctggctttgtactttttgcaaagtgtccaacatttgttgcaaggccgccggagtgattcccgtcaccacctctggcgcttttctcggaacgctggttttgaggtcatccagatttacatattcaggcggcgctgatcgtcgcctgactcctggatctgatctagctatcagatctgaaggtcttcctggagctgcattcaccaacgagaccggtgactgcgccaccgagtgaacccctgccgaagaagcctcctgctccggctcttgaggtacttcgcggttgttgtaccgtccaccgccgcggccgccgtgacgaccacccctccggcgatgatcgcggcggcccacaccacacgaacgagtttccatggatcttaaaACGCAACTTCTATGTCAAGTAGTAGATCGAAGTaagacccacagacggcgccaatg
This portion of the Lotus japonicus ecotype B-129 chromosome 3, LjGifu_v1.2 genome encodes:
- the LOC130747695 gene encoding SNW/SKI-interacting protein-like; this translates as MAALKELLPQPKSSSTTYYDHSNDPWFKQRFTSSEEEKASAAIKQKPVPPYLKRAGFVPRRVEDFGDGGAFPEIHVAQYPLDMGRDKSSKTGSKILPVTVDAHGNVAYDAIVKQNENAKKIVYTQQKDLIPKILKNEEDDGMDEDEDVQKEIEETMQETKAALEKIVNVRLSAAQPKNVAKQSSDSKYIKYKPSQQSAAFNSGAKERVIRMVEMPVDPLEPPKFKHKRVPKASGSPPVPVMHSPPRPVTVKDQQDWKIPPCISNWKNPKGYTIPLDKRLAADGRGLQEVQINDNFAKLSESLYVAEQKAREAVAMRSKVQKEMLLKEKERKEQELRALAQKARSERTGVAPPAAVSAVSMSMEKSSVEDADMRGDYEHPREREKNFPKESREEREDRLQREKIREERRKERERERRLEAKDAAMGKKSKITRDRDRDISEKVALGMATAKTGTEVMYDERLFNQDQGMSSGFATDDQYNVYDKGLFTAQPTLSTLYRPKKDVDNETYGGADEQLEKIMKTDRFKPDKAFSGASERAGPRDRPVEFENEEADPFGLDQFLTEVKKGKKAMEKVGGGGTMKASAGSSMRDGYEGGSSRTRIGFERGH